TCGCAATCGCGTCACGCCCCATGCCTTTGATGACTTCCACCGTGTCGTGTGCGTCTTTCTCGGTCGCATCGCTGTTGTAGTGCACCACGATATCCATCCCGCTAGCGGCAAATTCCCGGCTGATAAGGCCGCCAAGATTCTTGGCACCGCCAGACACAAGCGCCACTTTTCCGTTCAGATCGATCTTTGCCATGATTTCTCTCCTGCGGTGAATGAAGGCGGATCTCGGCCGTCCTTGCGATGCCGATCACCGTAGGGGCAGACTATGGAATTGAGCTGAATGCAGGAAGAGTGCTAATGTGCATCCATTAAATGCATATGGCGCAATAAGCATGGGTAATGTCGAGCACATATTCGTTCGAGTGGTGGAGTCGGGCAGCTTCAAGAAGGCGGCAGAATACCTGAAGCTCGAGCCCTCCTCCGTCAGCCGGCAGATCGCCGCGCTGGAGGATCGCCTCCAGGTCAAGTTGCTGCGTCGTTCCACACAGCGAACCACGCCGACGGAGCTTGGGCAGCGATACTACGAGCGCCTGCGCGTGATTATCGATGACCAGATCGCGCTGGAAGAGGAAATCCGAAGCGGCGTTTCCCGGCTCACCGGGAAGTTGCGTATCACCGCGCCCGTTGATTTCGGCACCAGATTCGTGGTTCCGGTAGCGTGCAAGCTGCAAGAGCTGGCCCCGGAATTGTCGGTGGAATTGTTGCTGGGCAGCCCTTTCGAGAGCTTGCTGGAGAGCGATCTTGATGTCGCTGTGCGAATCGGCGACCTGCCGGATTCCAGCCTGATCGCGAAGCATCTGGGCCACAACAGGCGAGTGCTGGTGGCCAGCCCCGAGTATCTGGATAAGCATGGTACGCCGACATCCCTGGAGCAGCTGGAATCGCACAACTTCATTCTGTACTCATCCAGTCAGGCGAGAAGCGATATCGAGTTTGCTGATGGCAGTCGCTATTCGCATCTGAAGATCAGAAGCAACATGACCGTCAACAGCGTCGCCGCGGTACGCAGGCTGGTGCTTGAGGGCTACGGCATACATCTTGGTCCTTTGTGGGTCTTTGCGGAAGACATCGAAAGCGGCGGACTGGTGCGCTTGCTGCCAGACAGGCCTTTGCGAAGCTTCCCGGTGCACGCCGTTTACCCTGAGCGCTCCTACCTGCCTGTTAAGGTAAAGGAGTTCATCCGGCTGCTATCGGAAGAACTGAGTTTGCAGAATACTTGATGGCTGGATCTCTAGGGTCAGGTCTCCCATTTCTCGCTCAAAGTGTTCTTTGGGAAAGACCCCAATGCCCCTGAAGCGGTTCAGAAACGTGTTGAATTCCATCCAAGTTGATAGCTACTACATAGAAATAAGGGAAGGGACCACCTATGACAATCATGATCAGGAAATTAGTGCACCCGGTACTTTGGCTTGCTTTGCTCTGCGCAACGTCCACCGCGTCCGCCGCTGGCCGGGAGACCGATCGGTTTGAGGCGTTGATACTTGATGTTTTCTTCACACTGAGCGAGCATGCGGAGGTCGATAGCGGCCAGTGTGCCGAGGCCGCTTTCAGTCCCCTGTGTCGGCATGAAATGGGGCGAAGAAACCTTGAGCGCGCGTTCAGTGAAATGGATGCCTGGCGAGTCTCATACGGTGAGGATAGCAGCCTGCCTTTCAGCGGATGGCCTGCGCTGGTCGACGAGTTAAGGCACTTCCCTCGAACTGAAGCCGTGGACGCTGCCAGGCAAGAAATCTACCTGAATGGCTTTGATCGGTTCCCGGTGGCCTCCGTGAGCTGCCAGAATCTGGTTAACCGGTTCATGGCCGCCGAGATTGCTGTTCTGGATGCGGCTGCCGGTCACGACGCCAGCCTGCGCCACAAGCAGTACGAAGAATACATACAGGCAACCTGCCGACCGTTCGTAAGATTGAGAAATCGCCTGATTGACCGTCATGGCGGCAATCGCGTCTATGAAAGCCTCGCTGACGTGCCGCAGAGAAGGGGGGCATGGCGTGCTTATATGAATGTGTACAATGTTTCGCGAAGATAAGATCGGAATTTGACGAGTCGGCATCCGGCAGATGAACCGAAAAATAAGAGACCTGACCCCAATGATGTTGCGCTCCGCGATTCTGTATCAAAGGAGAGTTCTGAATGAAGCCGAGAATCAGCATGATTACGCTGGGCGTCAGTGATCTGGAAGCGTCGGTTCACTTCTATGAGCAGGGGCTCGGTCTGCCGAGGATGGACTCGCCGCCGGAGGTCGCGTTCTTCACCCTCAACGGGACATGGCTCGGATTGTACGGCCGGAAGGCGTTGGCAGAAGATGCGGGGGTGCCTGCTGACGGCACGGGTTTCGCCGGCTTCACGATCGCGCATAATCTGGATTCGGAGGCGGCCGTTGACGAACTCATCGAGCAAGCTGTTGCGGCAGGGGCCAGGCTGGTGAAGCCTGCTCAGAAGGTCTTCTGGGGCGGTTACTCCGGCTACTTTGCCGATCCAGATGGCTATCTGTGGGAGATCGCACATAACCCCCTGTTCTGGGTTGGCCCGAAGGACGAACATGCATAACGGGCCGCTCAAGCTGTTCGATGCGCACCTCCATATCATCGACCCGCGGTTTCCTCTTTTTCAGAACAATGGATACCTTCCGAAGGCGTTCACGTGCAAGGACTACCTTGACAGAATGCAAGGGTGTCATCTGGCGGGAGGCGCCGTTGTATCAGGTTCATTTCAGGCCTTTGACCAAACGTATCTGATGGATGCGCTCCAGACTCTGGGTCCGAAATTTGTGGGTGTTACGCAAGTGCGGGCAACGATTTCGGATGACGAGCTTCTCGATCTTGATCGCGCGGGCGTTCGCGCAGTTCGCTTCAATCTGAAGCGCGGAGGCTCGGAAGAGGTACGATATCTTGATAGCCTGGCCAGACGTGTGCATGAGGTGGCAG
This region of Isoalcanivorax indicus genomic DNA includes:
- a CDS encoding LysR family transcriptional regulator is translated as MGNVEHIFVRVVESGSFKKAAEYLKLEPSSVSRQIAALEDRLQVKLLRRSTQRTTPTELGQRYYERLRVIIDDQIALEEEIRSGVSRLTGKLRITAPVDFGTRFVVPVACKLQELAPELSVELLLGSPFESLLESDLDVAVRIGDLPDSSLIAKHLGHNRRVLVASPEYLDKHGTPTSLEQLESHNFILYSSSQARSDIEFADGSRYSHLKIRSNMTVNSVAAVRRLVLEGYGIHLGPLWVFAEDIESGGLVRLLPDRPLRSFPVHAVYPERSYLPVKVKEFIRLLSEELSLQNT
- a CDS encoding VOC family protein, which codes for MKPRISMITLGVSDLEASVHFYEQGLGLPRMDSPPEVAFFTLNGTWLGLYGRKALAEDAGVPADGTGFAGFTIAHNLDSEAAVDELIEQAVAAGARLVKPAQKVFWGGYSGYFADPDGYLWEIAHNPLFWVGPKDEHA
- a CDS encoding amidohydrolase family protein; translation: MHNGPLKLFDAHLHIIDPRFPLFQNNGYLPKAFTCKDYLDRMQGCHLAGGAVVSGSFQAFDQTYLMDALQTLGPKFVGVTQVRATISDDELLDLDRAGVRAVRFNLKRGGSEEVRYLDSLARRVHEVAGWHVELYVDSRALAPLFPVLVALPSVSIDHLGLSRGGFATLLQLVEKGVRVKATGFGRVDFDVKTALVALFSANPDALMFGTDLPSTRAPRPYEDDDVALMVEALGAENARKVLFENAAMFYRPSERG